One window from the genome of Calliopsis andreniformis isolate RMS-2024a chromosome 12, iyCalAndr_principal, whole genome shotgun sequence encodes:
- the LOC143185860 gene encoding uncharacterized protein LOC143185860 — MDLTCQNSGFNVKYLLGQLDTARREINNLRQQIKTLRYIHEKDVDAIKRLLETCKNRTPLPETKVISPDNVKPSTSADDDTIKLKPIGVISTGFPSKRGTPRQTGICGKLPGKLLLHNSIYTNPEHALEGLQEFSHMWVLFYFHRNDSTHVRAKVAPPRLNGTKTGVFSTRSPHRPCPIGLSLVKIKKIENYTIYFEGVDMVDQSPVLDIKPYIPQYDSPLCFEKFSNRLQQSNIDDSFEHIEEASTLHSNQTYGNINTNINLGDDIRNLVSDSYYTKNTNELSQETDISRDEEIALRLQAEEFQRNTNFENYNSMSHFSELSDINMYNNGMLQHNINITGIHRSSHTFSDTLSDTRPNSNISSEHALSSNLEQQSENVVDISVRLQSTSISAESTFIPRGIGPNYVEAHVSRSRLLDGADGPNTVCGTDLDLINRRSLNSRIDNSPVRMGIREAPDGEEGFESQTLISSQNLPNVEVARTTSSSSLPEAVDTNLTFSSESRNTEYRDTEVNHFSEVRIPEWISRPQRPLCVTFNERALIQLNEILGTKINDQKVAIENVLREDPRSVYLRQRWGSQFYTFLIHDLHITCRFDDNRGIVTVFQVRHAGRICECGEPEWQCLGHSVPPS; from the exons ACAACAAATAAAAACACTTCGATACATACACGAAAAAGACGTTGATGCTATAAAACGTCTTCTAGAAACATGTAAAAATAGAACACCTTTGCCAGAAACAAAAGTTATATCGCCAGACAATGTTAAACCAAGTACTAGTGCAGACGATGATACTATAAAGTTGAAGCCTATTGGAGTAATATCTACAGGATTTCCTAGTAAACGTGGTACTCCAAGACAGACAGGAATTTGTGGAAAATTACCAGGAAAACTTTTGCTGCATAACTCAATATATACTAATCCTGAACATGCACTTGAAGGACTACAAGAATTTTCACACATGTG GGTTTTGTTCTACTTCCATAGAAATGATTCAACACATGTCCGTGCTAAAGTTGCACCACCAAGACTAAATGGTACAAAAACTGGTGTGTTTTCCACGCGATCTCCTCATCGTCCATGTCCTATTGGTTTAAGTTTAGTAAAAATTAAGAAGATagaaaattatacaatttattttgAAGGTGTGGATATGGTAGATCAGTCACCTGTACTGGATATAAAGCCATACATACCACAATACGATAGTCCTTTATGTTTTGAGAAATTTAGTAATAGATTACAACAATCTAATATAGATGATTCATTTGAACATATAGAAGAAGCATCTACGTTACATAGTAATCAGACATATGGTAACATCAATACAAATATTAATCTTGGAGATGATATAAGAAACCTAGTTTCAGATTCATATTACACAAAAAATACTAACGAATTAAGTCAGGAGACAGATATTTCTAGAGACGAAGAGATTGCTCTAAGATTACAAGCAGAAGAATTTCAAAGAAATACAAACtttgaaaattacaacagtatgAGTCACTTTTCTGAATTAAGTGATattaatatgtataataatgGCATGTTACAACATAACATAAATATAACTGGTATACATAGATCATCTCATACATTCTCTGATACTTTATCTGATACAAGACCAAATTCGAACATATCCTCTGAACACGCACTTTCATCTAATTTGGAACAACAATCAGAAAATGTTGTAGATATAAGTGTCAGATTACAAAGCACCAGTATAAGTGCTGAATCCACATTCATACCAAGAGGTATAGGACCTAATTATGTAGAAGCACATGTTTCTCGCTCTAGGCTTCTAGATGGAGCAGATGGACCAAATACTGTATGTGGTACTGATTTAGATTTAATTAATAGACGTTCCTTAAACTCAAGGATCGATAATTCTCCTGTGCGAATGGGGATACGCGAAGCTCCTGATGGAGAGGAAGGCTTTGAATCACAAACACTTATCTCATCGCAAAATTTACCAAATGTTGAGGTAGCAAGGACTACATCGAGTAGCAGTTTACCAGAGGCTGTAGACACAAATTTAACATTTTCTTCTGAATCCCGAAACACTGAGTATAGAGACACAGAGGTTAATCATTTTTCAGAAGTAAGAATTCCAGAATGGATTTCAAGACCTCAAAGACCTCTGTGCGTAACATTTAACGAGCGTGCTTTAATTCAGTTAAACGAAATATTAGGAACCAAAATCAATGACCAAAAGGTAGCTATTGAAAACGTACTCCGCGAGGATCCTAGATCAGTATATCTTAGACAAAGGTGGGGTAGTCAATTTTATACTTTCTTAATTCATGATTTACATATTACCTGTAGATTCGATGATAATAGAGGTATAGTCACAGTTTTCCAAGTTAGACATGCTGGTCGTATTTGTGAATGTGGAGAACCTGAATGGCAATGCTTGGGTCATTCAGTGCCACCATCTTAA